A stretch of Miscanthus floridulus cultivar M001 chromosome 13, ASM1932011v1, whole genome shotgun sequence DNA encodes these proteins:
- the LOC136502312 gene encoding uncharacterized protein, producing the protein MSKRRQEQGQGTGKRLQKQKHLYLVLDDWAKGFSIHKIDAADPHLWEPPVPRLVAPVPCCPMSFAALGSNIVTVSNRHRGTLVYDTETAALATSPCLPDPLLGGVNNFVSAADTLYAFAYFFAERQHSFEVMSTAGAKQGLRLSTPTLDWSWQSVPFPPPFKTDEVIVSYALHPDGHTIFMSAHRTHIGDRTFSFDTRYCEWRYHGEWALPFRHEGFFDSELDAWVGLHKDGGICYCQVISHSSTSSMQPDWKMVKDKLWRKDMARGPTLTYMGGSRFCIVECVVREELEYEDAFGDCDGCMLHITMFGLKYSHKGELQTIGRTTYSYLVSKHLSSFSPVAFWM; encoded by the coding sequence ATGTCCAAGCGGCGGCAGGAGCAGGGACAGGGGACCGGCAAGAGGTTGCAGAAGCAAAAGCATCTCTATCTGGTGCTGGATGATTGGGCCAAGGGCTTCTCGATCCATAAGATCGACGCTGCCGACCCTCACCTCTGGGAGCCCCCCGTCCCCCGGCTGGTGGCACCTGTGCCTTGTTGTCCCATGAGCTTTGCCGCCCTTGGAAGCAACATCGTCACTGTGAGCAACCGGCACCGCGGGACCCTCGTCTACGACACGGAGACGGCGGCGCTGGCCACCAGCCCTTGCCTCCCGGATCCGTTACTTGGTGGCGTTAACAACTTTGTGTCTGCCGCCGATACGCTGTATGCATTCGCATACTTCTTTGCCGAAAGGCAGCACTCCTTTGAGGTGATGTCCACGGCCGGCGCCAAGCAGGGTCTGCGTCTATCAACCCCAACTTTGGATTGGTCATGGCAAAGCGTGCCTTTCCCACCACCATTCAAGACGGATGAAGTGATTGTCTCCTACGCTCTTCACCCGGATGGACACACCATCTTTATGTCTGCCCACAGAACGCATATAGGTGACCGGACCTTCTCCTTTGACACCAGGTACTGCGAGTGGAGGTACCATGGGGAATGGGCGTTGCCTTTCAGACATGAAGGCTTCTTTGACAGTGAGCTGGATGCATGGGTTGGGCTTCACAAGGATGGTGGCATTTGCTACTGCCAAGTCATCTCCCACAGCAGCACAAGTTCCATGCAGCCGGACTGGAAGATGGTCAAGGACAAGCTGTGGAGAAAAGACATGGCTCGTGGGCCTACTCTGACGTACATGGGTGGTTCCAGATTTTGCATTGTGGAGTGTGTGGTGCGTGAGGAACTGGAGTATGAGGACGCCTTTGGTGACTGTGATGGTTGCATGCTCCATATCACCATGTTCGGCCTCAAGTACAGTCACAAGGGAGAGCTGCAAACCATTGGCCGCACCACATACTCCTATCTAGTGTCAAAGCATCTTTCGTCGTTTTCTCCTGTAGCCTTCTGGATGTAG